The DNA window GTTTGTGAATTCCTGAACCTTCCTTCTTTAGGTTTTCGCAAAGGATGGTTTGATGACTTCAGTCGCTGATAAATCCATTTTGCTTGTTGAGGATGAGGCCATCCTTGCCATGTTTGAAAAAAAACAATTGGAAGATGGTGGATACAGCGTAACTCATGTTAATAATGGGGAAAATGCGATTCAATTAATCATCCAAGCAGATAAACCTTTCGATTTGATCCTCATGGATATTGATCTAGGAAAAGGTTTGGATGGAACTCAAACCGCCACAGAAATTTTAAATCATAAAGAAATTCCCGTAGTTTTTTTATCTTCTCATACTGAACGTGAAATTGTCAAAAAAACAGAAAGTATCACCTCTTATGGTTATGTGGTAAAAAACTCAGGATTTACTGTCTTAGATGCTTCGATCAAAATGGCTTTTAAATTATTTGAAGCAAACGAACTCACTAAAAGTAAAAAAGAACATTTAGAGACCGTATTGCATTCGATAGGTGATGGTGTCATAGCAACTGATAGCGATGGAAAAGTCATTCGAATGAATCCGATTGCGGAAAAGTTGACAGGTTGGACTCATGATGAAGGTGTCGGACTTGATATCAAAGATGTGTTCAATATAGTGAATGTGAAAACCCGTGCCTTGGTAGAAAATCCTGTAGATATTGTTCTTCGAACTAATTCCATTGTTGGCCTTGCAAATCACACAGTTTTACTTTCTCGGGATGGATCGGAATACCAAATTTCTGATTCGGGTTCTCCCATTAAAGATTTAAATGGAGAAACAAGAGGTGTTGTTCTTGTTTTTCGTGACATCACAGCAGAATATAATGTTCAAAGTCATATTGCCAAACAAGCAAATATGTTGAATAACGTTTTGGATGCAGTGATTGGTACTGATTTTAGTCATAAAATCAATTATTGGAACAAAGCTGCAGAAAAAATTTATCTTTGGAAATCAGAAGAAGTCATTGGAAAGTCTGTGATGGAAGTTTTAAAAACAGACTACATCAATCTTTCTAGTGAACAAGTGATGCAAAGAGTGAACTTGGATGGAAGTTTCATTGGTGAGGTAGTCCAATATGCTAAGGATGGAAGTATTCGAAACATTGAGGTAAACCAGGTTCTTCTCGACGATGAAAGTGATTTGCCTATTGGATACATTGCTGTTGGTAGAGATATCTCTGATCGATTGAATGCACTGCGACGTGTCAAAGAATCGGAAGCCAAACTGACTGAGATCATTGAATCAGCAATGGATGCTATCATCAGCATTGATCAATCTAAAAAAATCATACTCTTTAATGGCGCTGCGGAAAAGATGTTTGGTTACCAATCATTGGAGATTATTGGCCAACCTTTAGACCAATTGATCCCAATGAATTTTCGTAGCCAACATGATAACAATATTGATTCTTTTTCAAAAACAGGTGTTAGTCGTCGTGCTATGGGTGCATTGGGAGAGATTCGAGGACTTCGATCCAATGGGGAAGAGTTTCCTATCGAGGCTTCAATTTCTCAGATTTCTGTCAAAGAAGAAAAGTTATTTACTGTAATTTTACGAGATGTGAGTGTTCGGAATCTTTCGGAATCAAAAATCCAAAAACTTTTACTCGAAAAAGAAAATATTCTTAAAGAAATCCACCACCGCGTCAAAAATAACATGAGTTCTATCTTTACCTTGTTAACTCTACAGGCAAGGGCACAGTCAGAAAGTTCTTTGCAAACAATTCTTTATGAAGCTGCTGGGCGAGTTAAAAGTATGATTGTTTTGTATGATAAACTTTATCATTCAGAAACGGACAATACTGTTTCTTTGCAGGATTATTTTCCTGCTATTTTTAACGAAATCGTTTCGATTTTTCCTAAAAGTGTAGAAGTAAAAATGAATATTTTAGAGGAACCGATCGAATTAAATGCCAAATTACTTTCTTCATTGGGAATCATTCTGAATGAACTCATTACCAATTCAATGAAACATGCGTTTAATGAAATCAATCATGCAGTGATCGAACTTAGGATCTTTCGTGAGGATAAAAAACTTTATTTAGAATATTCTGATAATGGATTGGGAATTCCTGAATCAGTATCCTTTGAAAATTCCCCTGGTTTTGGTTTACAACTCATTGGAATGCTTGTCGATCAAATTGAAGGTAAAATTAGCATCGTTAGACAACCTTCTTCCATATTCCTTTTGGAATTTGCTGTTTGACCCATTGTAAGTTTTCTGAAGATTCTCTAAATTTAAGGCAGAGACTTTAGAATTATTGTTTACCATACTTGGGCTTCGGCTCCTATTCTCACATGGGCCAACTCCAATTCTTTGTTGTATTATGTTATGCAATTCCATTCATTGTAATTCTTTTCCCCATTGGGCTGTCATTTTCGTATATCTTTAAAATCATAGGCCTCGACCGTCCTTCCAATCGAATCAATAACTATTTAGGATATTTTTGGTATCGTTCTTTTTTCCTTTTAACAGGTAGAAAGTTACAGTTTGAACAGGGAGATTGGAATCCAAATGGAAACAATCGGTTTTTGATTTGTAACCATACCAATGCGATGGAAGTTCCTCTGATTGTAGCTCTCCCTTATTTATCAAAATCAAAGGACGTAAAACTTTCTTACTTAGGGGGTGATATCATTCAAAGATATAAAATCATTCCACTCATGATGCACAAAACAATTGTGGAAGCTGTTATTTATTCAGAAAAAAAACCAAATTTTCGAAATTTCAAAACCGATGTACTTCGAGTTTTAAAAACAAGATCCATATTTTTATACCCAGAAGGCGAAAGAACTTTTACAGAAGAAATCAAACCATTTCAAACGGGTGTTATGAAGATCGCCTATAAATTTAATGTGGATTTAGATGTATTTGTTGTGAGCGGAATGATGGGATATTCGAGTTTATCTGAATACTCTAACTTAAATAAGTCTAAAACTGTTTATTTCCAGTTTTGCGGATCCATAAAAGCAAAAGACTACGATACTTTTGAAACATACCTCTCTGCTGCAGAAAAACTAATGAAAGATAAAAAAAATGAAATTGAGACTTTGGAGAGGTCTGCCGTATTAACTTAAGTAAACGGCAAACCATTGATTCGTTGTTATTTGGATAAGGTTTTGGTAAAGGCAACAAGTTGGTCAAGGGCCGTTCCCCAGCCTTCTAAAAATCCCATATCTTCGTGTTGTTTTTTTGTTTCTGGATCTTTATGTTTTGCTACTGCTTTGTATTTTGTCGCTGTACCTATTGATTCCATAGTGACAAAAGCAGTCATAAAACTATTCCCAGATGGTCTATATCCAGGAAGCAAACTGTCTGTAAAAACTAATTTTTTTAAATGTTCTACTTCCAGAAAACAGCCGTTATTTGGAAATTTATTCCCATCTGGAGATTCCATTACTGTATAAAACTCTCCACCTGGTTTTAGATCAATCCTACAATCGATTGTTTTCCACGGCACGGGTGTGAACCACTGTTTGACTTGCTCTGGAATTGTCCAAGCGTTCCAAACTAACTCCACTGGCACTTCCACAATTCTTTCCAACACCAAATCCAATTCAGGATTGAACGATTCTTTTGATTCTTGATTCATGTTTTTCCCTTTGTTTTTAATAAAAATGAGTCCAATTGATTCAACCTTGTTTCCCATAAAGACTTTTGAACCTGTAGCCAAGATTCCATCACTGAAAATGGATTTGGATTGAGATAACAAATTCTAACCCTTCCTACTTTTTCCGTATAGATCAGCTGGGCTGACTCCAAAATATCCAAATGTTGCATGAAGGACGGCATCGCCATGGAAAACGGAGACGCCAAATCGCTGACACTCGAAGGTCCGATGCCTAGACGTTCCACCACCTGTCTTCTTGTTGGATCGGAGAGGGCCTGTAAAACAACATCCAGATTGTAGGTTCTTTTGACCATATTGGCATTGTACTGGATTTCAATACTTAGGTCAACACCTAAGTATTGAAATTGGGCAAAAGTTAGTTTTCGGTAAGCAGCGATTTCTGTTTATGGAAAGGTAAGTTGATGGAAAATTCCAATCCCGAACCAACGAAAGCCAGTTTCGAAATCCTACCCCTTTCGAATTCCCTTCCATTCTTTTGCAAATGGATGCTCATTCTCGGATTGGTCTCCCTATTGGTTGGTTCTGCATCCGCTTTCTTTCTCGTATCCCTGGAAAAAGTAAGTCAGTTACGAGAATCCAATCTCTGGTTTGTATATTTCCTACCTTTTGCTGGTTTTATCATTGGTTGGTTTTATTTTTATTACGGAAAAAATGTAAGTAAGGGGAATAATTTATTATTGGAAGAAATCCATTCCCCCACCTCCATCATCCCAATCCGAATGGCTCCCTTTGTTTTTTTGGGAACTCTTGTGACCCATTTATTCGGTGGATCCGCAGGCAGGGAGGGAACCGCCGTCCAAATGGGAGGATCGATTGCCCACCAATTGGTTCGTTTCCTTCCAATGACGATAAAAGAACAGCAAACATTGATTATAGTAGGAGTCAGCGCAGGTTTTGCCTCTGTATTCGGAACCCCACTGGCAGCGACCATTTTTGCGATTGAAGTCATTCGTATCGGAAGTTATCGTGTGCGATCGATTTTTCCAGCTTTTCTAACTGCATACATGGCGCATTGGGTTTGTTTGTTTTGGGGTGTGAATCATTCACATTATCCCAAAATTCCTTTTGTTTTTTCAGGAACCGTATTTTTCTGTTTGGTGGCTTTGGGGATTCTCTCTGGATGGGTTGCAAAATTGTTTAGTATGAGTTTACACAAACTTTCTGAACTTTTTCAAAAATGGATTCTGTTTGCGCCCTTGAAACCTGTTATCGGTGGAGCCATCCTTGTTTTGTTTTTTATATCGGGACTTAGTCCCAGTTATTTAGGACTTGGCCTTCCTACACTACAGTTATCTTTTACAAACTTATTGCCATCGGAAACTGTTTTTCTTAAATTTCTGGTCACAGTCATTACTATAGGCTCTGGATTTAAGGGAGGTGAGGTAACACCTTTATTTTTTATTGGAGCGAGTCTTGGAAATCTGTTTGGATATTTTGATCCTTCTCATTTAGTCTTATTTGTTGGGATTGGATTTATATCTGTTTTTGCTGGTGCGACTAACACTCCCTTAGCCTGTGCCATTATGGGAATGGAACTTTTTGGATGGGAATGTGGGATCTTTTTTATCTTAACTACAGGTCTTGCTTACATTTCCTCTGGTCATACGAGCATTTACCAATCGCAAATCATTGGCAAAACAAAACCTTTTAGTCAGGTTTCTGATTTTGGTAAAAAAATTTCCGAATTGAAAAAATAATTTAAATTTCTCATTGCTCTATTTTTTTCTTAAGTAATTTTTTTTAAAAGAGAAACGAATGTTAGCTGAGAATCGAAATTCAAAATCATTTTTATGGAAACAAAGCATCGTTGGATTTTTACTTCTAACTTTTCCCATCGTTTTATTTTATTTCAGTGGGATTGGAGCCCGTTTGAGTTGTGATCCAAGGGAATGTAAAATCATCCGTAAACAATTCACAGAAAGTTCAGAAGATCGATTGATTCTTACCGAGATCGAAAGAATCGGATACAATTACCAAGGTGCAGGTAGACAAAAGACGGGAGTCAGTTCCAGCGGTTTTTCTGCATCTGATCTAGAAATCCATTTAAAAGATGGGAAAAAAATTCTCATCTTTGGAACTGGGCAAAATCCTATTTAATTTCTTAAAAACTAAGTTTTGTTTTTACAAATTTGAAAATCCAGTCACTCTGAGTTGTTTTTTCTTTTACAGGGATAAATTCGGAAAAATATATGAAAACCTTCATTGCAGTACTTACCATCTTTCTTCTATCATTACAATGCGATCGTTTCCAATTTGGTTCTAACCAAACAAAGGATGACCAAGCAGGGGCTGTTGTCACTTTTCTCCAAGGAAACATTTTCATCACGACCCAAGGTAAGGAATCCAAAGCAAAAATTGGGGATGTCATTCGTCCAGGTGACCGCATCATTACTAAACTAGGTAGAGTAGATTTACAAACTTATAGAGGAGAGGTCATTCGCATTAAAGACAACTCTGATGTATTGTTTCGTGACATTGCAGGTGCGAGTCGACAAAATACGGACATTCATTTATGGACTGGAAATCTTCTCGTTAAATCAGTAAAATTAAAATCGGGGCAAAATCTTTCTGTCACTTCTCCTACGATGGTGGCAGGGGTTCGTGGTACGGTGTTTTCCTTTGAATTAGAAAAAGGATCTGTGCCAAAAGTGAAAGTATACGAAGGTGCTGTCTCTGTCGCTTTTAAAACTTCGCCGAAATTAATCGAACTAAACGAAGGTCTTTCCAAGGAAAATTACACTCGTTTGGTGAAAACATTGGAAGAAAACGAGGTTGTCTTGGAACCAGGGGAAAAGTTAGAAGTAAATCCCAATCTGAATGAATTAGTCTATTTGATCAATGCAAAGGTAGCTACTGGTGCATTGACAGGTGACGAATTGTCCGGATTTGTTGACTTTGAGAATGGTCTATCGAAGGTAAATGCTATTGTGTCTCCACAAGAGAAAGCTGAAGTAGAAACTTTGGTTTCCATTCCCGGAGAGACCATCCAAAAACAAATTGATTCACAAAACGCGGATAACACAGACGTAACAACTCAGACAATCGAAAAAGAACATAGTGAAAAACGAATTGAAGCCCTGAATCGAATCGCATCCGAAGCGGAAAAAACAGGGTTAGACAATGAAGAAGAAATCCATAGCCATTACAGTGTTTTGGAGACGATCCATAAAGCAAATGGAGAAGTACTTTCTGGTGCTGTCGTTGCCCAGTTAGGCGATATATTCATTGTCCACTCCACAAAAGGTGTATTCCAACTATCGGTGGATGATATCGAATACGTGGAATACAGAAATTTCAAAGTCAAAACAAGAGCGAAAAGATAACATTGGTCATAAAAGGAATTCAGATTGTACGAATCCTGAATTCCTTTTCGTTCTTTTTTGCTCTCTGTCCTAACTCAAATGAGACAAATTCAGGTTAGTTTTCTCGAGATCCTGAAAGATGTCGAGTTTCCTTAGTGAAACCACCCAATCCACAGCCGTTCACTTCGACACGTTAGTCAATTTCTTGATCCATCAAACCGAGATTTCAGTGCCGGAAGCGGTAATATATTTACAAAAAATTTATTAAACATAAGATCGATCCTTATGAGTATACGCCAAAGGGTCTCTTTATCTATAGCAGGTATTTTATTTATTGGATTTCTGATACTAACTACATTTCAAATCTATCGTACAATCACAGACCTTAACGCCGAAATTAAAGAAAATTCGAAAATTACTTCTGAAAAGTGGTCATTTGAAATTCAGGAACATCTCAACGCGATGATGGGCGTGATTCGTGGTTTTCGTTTTGCCTTATTTTATGCGTCACCTCCTCGGGAATCCATGATCAGTAGTATGAGAGAAATTCTGGAACGTAACGATGATATTTTTGCTATATGGCTTTGTTACGAACCTAACGGTTATGAAGGGAGAGATGTTGCTTTCGTTGGAAAACCTGGACATGATAAAACAGGTAGATTCATTCCTTATTTACATCGAAATTCAGAAGGTAAAATCGAATTAGAACCGTTAGTAGATTATGATAATCCGGAAGGGGCAGGTGATTATTATCTCCAAGTTAAAAAATCAAATAAAGCGAAGGTTTTTGGACCTTACGAGTATTTAGCTGGTGGAAAAAAAATTCAAATGATTTCCCTTGTGGTTCCGATTTACCCTAAGGGTAAATTTATGGGAGCTGCCGGAATTGATTTGGATGTAGGTACCTTACAGGAAAAAATCGGAGACACTCGACCATTTCGAGGACAAGGCCATATTGCCTTTTTGTCATCTAACGGAACTTATGTAATGTATGGGCAAGACAAATCCAAATTAGGTAAAAAAATAGAAAATCCAGAACATTTAAAGTATTATTTAGAAAATTTAAAATTGGGAAAAATGTTCACGATTCAAGATGGAGGTTACACTCATTATTTTTCTCCGTTCCATATCGGAAAAGATCCACAATTTTGGGCACTTCAAATTAGTATTCCTGATTCTATTTTTAGTGATCAAATCACTAAAGTGGTTCTTAGTTCTGTTTTGATTTCAGTTGCGATTTTATTTGTCGTTTTGTTTTTCTTAAATTTTGTTTTTAAAAAACAAATTAGTCTGCGTTTGGAAAAAGCAATGGAATTTTCTTCTCAAATCGCAAACGGCAACTTGGCAATCAGCGCGGAAGAAATCAACCAGGATGAAATTGGTACATTATTAGATTCTATGAACCAAATGAAAAATAGTTTAGTTTCTATCATTGGAGATATCAAACATACTGTAGAGAAGTTGGGCCATCAATCCAATACCATGGCTTCCACTTCACAAAACCTATCAGACACTTCACAAACACAAGCATCTGCTGCAGAAGAATCTTCCGCGGCAGTAGAAGAGTTGTCTGCATCTGCCGAAAACGTTGGTAAGTCAATGGAGGAAGCCGTAGTCAAGATGAAAGAAATCGATAGATCCGTTTTGACCTTAAGGGAAGAAGTTCAGAATATCAACAAAGAGATGGAATATCTTGCTAAATTCGCTTCGGAATCCAGAGAACATGCTGTCGTTGGTGAAACTGCTATGAACGAGTCTACTCGAGCGATGGAAGACATTGGTGAAAAGGCAGAACGAATTAGTGAAGTATTAGATATCATTACTGAAATCTCAGAAAAAACAAACTTACTTGCGTTAAATGCTGCGATCGAAGCAGCTAGAGCAGGGGATGCTGGTAGAGGGTTTGCTGTCGTTGCAGAAGAAATTGGGAAACTTGCCCTACAAACCGGGGCTTCTGTAAAAGAAATTGGTGATCTTGTAATTTCCACTAACTCCGCTGTGGAAAATGGAAACAAAAAAGTAACGGAAGCAGCACAAGTTTTGAATTTGCTGAACAGTCGAGTGAAAGAATTCGAAACTTCCGCAACTAGAGTGTTAGGTTCTGTTCTTTTGCAGGAAAATAATGCAAAGGACATTGCTCAAAACTCTAATTTGTTAACTAATTTAAACCTACAAATTGAAGATGCAGTTTTCGAACAAAAAAGAGCCACAGAGGAAATCTCAAAAACTATCATCAGTATTTCTAATGGAACCCAAGATGTTGCTACAGGATCTGACCAGTTGACCATTGTCTCTTCTGAAATTGCCTCACAGGCATCTTATCTTTCCACCCAAGTAGAAAGGTTTAAGTTAAAATAAATTCTCTCGAATAGAACCAAGGCTGACATTTTGGCCTTGGTTCTATAGAATATACCGTCGCTATTTTCTAAATTTTTAAATCGCAAAAACAGTTTGGAATGTAACCATCGTTGCCGTTGGACTCAAATCATACCGATGGAGAGGATCTGGTTCATTCGGATTGTTCTTTTGGTTTCGGATCGCATCTCCAGCACGAATCACAGTGGCACCAAACCAAAACGAAACGTTTTCAAATGGAGTGATGATATAAATAAAGTTAACCTCAGTTGCTACAAGTTTTCCTAACTTTGGTTTGTTTACGTTATAAGCATCTGTATTATAATAATCTTCCGTAGAAGCAGTTTCACCTGTCGCTTTGCTACCAGCGACGTAGTTATTATTATCATAATATCCATCTTGTAACTTAACTTTATAATACCAGTGTGGATTTAAAATAAAAGTTCCATAATTAGAAGTTTCGTATTTTAAGTGTAATGAATAATCTTTAATGTTTTGCCAAAAAACAAGTCCAG is part of the Leptospira noumeaensis genome and encodes:
- a CDS encoding PAS domain S-box protein codes for the protein MTSVADKSILLVEDEAILAMFEKKQLEDGGYSVTHVNNGENAIQLIIQADKPFDLILMDIDLGKGLDGTQTATEILNHKEIPVVFLSSHTEREIVKKTESITSYGYVVKNSGFTVLDASIKMAFKLFEANELTKSKKEHLETVLHSIGDGVIATDSDGKVIRMNPIAEKLTGWTHDEGVGLDIKDVFNIVNVKTRALVENPVDIVLRTNSIVGLANHTVLLSRDGSEYQISDSGSPIKDLNGETRGVVLVFRDITAEYNVQSHIAKQANMLNNVLDAVIGTDFSHKINYWNKAAEKIYLWKSEEVIGKSVMEVLKTDYINLSSEQVMQRVNLDGSFIGEVVQYAKDGSIRNIEVNQVLLDDESDLPIGYIAVGRDISDRLNALRRVKESEAKLTEIIESAMDAIISIDQSKKIILFNGAAEKMFGYQSLEIIGQPLDQLIPMNFRSQHDNNIDSFSKTGVSRRAMGALGEIRGLRSNGEEFPIEASISQISVKEEKLFTVILRDVSVRNLSESKIQKLLLEKENILKEIHHRVKNNMSSIFTLLTLQARAQSESSLQTILYEAAGRVKSMIVLYDKLYHSETDNTVSLQDYFPAIFNEIVSIFPKSVEVKMNILEEPIELNAKLLSSLGIILNELITNSMKHAFNEINHAVIELRIFREDKKLYLEYSDNGLGIPESVSFENSPGFGLQLIGMLVDQIEGKISIVRQPSSIFLLEFAV
- a CDS encoding 1-acyl-sn-glycerol-3-phosphate acyltransferase, giving the protein MGQLQFFVVLCYAIPFIVILFPIGLSFSYIFKIIGLDRPSNRINNYLGYFWYRSFFLLTGRKLQFEQGDWNPNGNNRFLICNHTNAMEVPLIVALPYLSKSKDVKLSYLGGDIIQRYKIIPLMMHKTIVEAVIYSEKKPNFRNFKTDVLRVLKTRSIFLYPEGERTFTEEIKPFQTGVMKIAYKFNVDLDVFVVSGMMGYSSLSEYSNLNKSKTVYFQFCGSIKAKDYDTFETYLSAAEKLMKDKKNEIETLERSAVLT
- a CDS encoding SRPBCC family protein; translated protein: MNQESKESFNPELDLVLERIVEVPVELVWNAWTIPEQVKQWFTPVPWKTIDCRIDLKPGGEFYTVMESPDGNKFPNNGCFLEVEHLKKLVFTDSLLPGYRPSGNSFMTAFVTMESIGTATKYKAVAKHKDPETKKQHEDMGFLEGWGTALDQLVAFTKTLSK
- a CDS encoding ArsR/SmtB family transcription factor produces the protein MVKRTYNLDVVLQALSDPTRRQVVERLGIGPSSVSDLASPFSMAMPSFMQHLDILESAQLIYTEKVGRVRICYLNPNPFSVMESWLQVQKSLWETRLNQLDSFLLKTKGKT
- a CDS encoding chloride channel protein, which encodes MENSNPEPTKASFEILPLSNSLPFFCKWMLILGLVSLLVGSASAFFLVSLEKVSQLRESNLWFVYFLPFAGFIIGWFYFYYGKNVSKGNNLLLEEIHSPTSIIPIRMAPFVFLGTLVTHLFGGSAGREGTAVQMGGSIAHQLVRFLPMTIKEQQTLIIVGVSAGFASVFGTPLAATIFAIEVIRIGSYRVRSIFPAFLTAYMAHWVCLFWGVNHSHYPKIPFVFSGTVFFCLVALGILSGWVAKLFSMSLHKLSELFQKWILFAPLKPVIGGAILVLFFISGLSPSYLGLGLPTLQLSFTNLLPSETVFLKFLVTVITIGSGFKGGEVTPLFFIGASLGNLFGYFDPSHLVLFVGIGFISVFAGATNTPLACAIMGMELFGWECGIFFILTTGLAYISSGHTSIYQSQIIGKTKPFSQVSDFGKKISELKK
- a CDS encoding FecR family protein encodes the protein MKTFIAVLTIFLLSLQCDRFQFGSNQTKDDQAGAVVTFLQGNIFITTQGKESKAKIGDVIRPGDRIITKLGRVDLQTYRGEVIRIKDNSDVLFRDIAGASRQNTDIHLWTGNLLVKSVKLKSGQNLSVTSPTMVAGVRGTVFSFELEKGSVPKVKVYEGAVSVAFKTSPKLIELNEGLSKENYTRLVKTLEENEVVLEPGEKLEVNPNLNELVYLINAKVATGALTGDELSGFVDFENGLSKVNAIVSPQEKAEVETLVSIPGETIQKQIDSQNADNTDVTTQTIEKEHSEKRIEALNRIASEAEKTGLDNEEEIHSHYSVLETIHKANGEVLSGAVVAQLGDIFIVHSTKGVFQLSVDDIEYVEYRNFKVKTRAKR
- a CDS encoding methyl-accepting chemotaxis protein, with product MSIRQRVSLSIAGILFIGFLILTTFQIYRTITDLNAEIKENSKITSEKWSFEIQEHLNAMMGVIRGFRFALFYASPPRESMISSMREILERNDDIFAIWLCYEPNGYEGRDVAFVGKPGHDKTGRFIPYLHRNSEGKIELEPLVDYDNPEGAGDYYLQVKKSNKAKVFGPYEYLAGGKKIQMISLVVPIYPKGKFMGAAGIDLDVGTLQEKIGDTRPFRGQGHIAFLSSNGTYVMYGQDKSKLGKKIENPEHLKYYLENLKLGKMFTIQDGGYTHYFSPFHIGKDPQFWALQISIPDSIFSDQITKVVLSSVLISVAILFVVLFFLNFVFKKQISLRLEKAMEFSSQIANGNLAISAEEINQDEIGTLLDSMNQMKNSLVSIIGDIKHTVEKLGHQSNTMASTSQNLSDTSQTQASAAEESSAAVEELSASAENVGKSMEEAVVKMKEIDRSVLTLREEVQNINKEMEYLAKFASESREHAVVGETAMNESTRAMEDIGEKAERISEVLDIITEISEKTNLLALNAAIEAARAGDAGRGFAVVAEEIGKLALQTGASVKEIGDLVISTNSAVENGNKKVTEAAQVLNLLNSRVKEFETSATRVLGSVLLQENNAKDIAQNSNLLTNLNLQIEDAVFEQKRATEEISKTIISISNGTQDVATGSDQLTIVSSEIASQASYLSTQVERFKLK